The nucleotide sequence CGTCAAAACATTTGGGACATGTGAACTGATCGGATAACGGAGGCTCTGGCTCCTCGGCGGTTGATGTTAAGCCGCATTCCGGCGATGGGACAAGCGGCGGTTTTGGATGGTCAGTTTCTTGATCGCGTTTCTTCGTTCGATGATGTCGCGATCCCGTCCGAAGTAGACGTCGGCGGGGGTGAGGTTGCCCAGACTTTCGTGGTAGCGATGGTCGTTGTAGTGCCGGACGAAAGCGTCGATTTGACCTTCGAGGTCGCCGGGCAGGTAGTAGTTTTCCAGCAGGATGCGGTTTTTCGGGGTCTGGTGCCAGCGTTCGATCTTGCCCTGGGTCTGGGGATGGTTCGGCGCACCGCGAACGTGATCCATGCCCTGGTCCTCGAGCCATTGTGCCAGGTCGCCGGAGATGTACGACGACCCGTTGTCACTCAACAGCCGGGGTCTGTGCATGACGTCGGCGTGGTCGCAGCCCGAGGCATCCAGCGCCAGCTTCAGCGTTTCCGTGACGTCCTCGGCCCGCATGGTCGTACACAGCTTCCAGGCGATAATGTAGCGGGAATAGTCGTCCAGGATCGTCGACAGATACAGCCAACCCCAGCCGATGACCTTGAAGTACGTGAAGTCCGTCTGCCAGAGCTGGTTCGGGGCCGTGGTCTTGTCCTTGAACGCATCCGCCGCCTTGATGACGACGAACGCCGGGCTGGTGATCAGATCGTGGGCCTTCAAAAGCCGATACACCGAGGCTTCCGAGACGAAGTAGCCCTTGGTGTCGATGAACTTCACGGCCAGTTCGCGTGGGCTGAGTTCCGGCTCCTCCAGCGCCAAGTCGACGATCTCGCGGCGGACATCGTCGGAGATCCGGTTCCAGACCCGGCCCGGACCGCTATCGCGGTCCTCAAGGCCGGCGAGGCCGAACGCGCGATGACGATCGTACCACCGGTAAAATGTCATCCTCGGGATCCCCAGCTTCTCCAGCGTTCGCCGGATCGGCAGATGCGAATGTTCGACCAGGCGGATGATCTCCAGCTTCTCGGATGCAGGATACCTCAACAGGCAACAATTTGCATCCGCGAGCATCCAACATGTGGTGCGACAACATTGTCGTTTCACGCTGAACCTCCGTGACGTCGAGGACCTTCTCGCCGAACGCGGCTCGCCATGAGATGGGGCAGTATAAGAGCGATCGCGCCGAAAATTCGCATCCGCCGGTGTGCCGACGAGAACGAAAGATGCAGGGTCTTAGAGCACACCATTCAGCCCCCTACCGAAAGCGGTAGGGGGCTTACTCAAACCAACTGGCTGCTAGCTTAAACGGCCAGCCACTTCTCCCGCAGGGTCTGGTCGACCGCGCTCAGGAACTGTCTGGTCGTCATCCACGGCTGGCCGGGGCCGACCAGCATCGCCAGGTCCTTGGTCATGACGCCCGACTCGATGGTCTGCACGCAGGCCGATTCCAGGGCCTGGGCGAATTGACGGACTTCGGGCGTGCCATCGAAGCGGCCGCGGAAGTCGAGCGCCCGCGCCCAGGCAATAATGGAGGCCACCGGATTGGTCGACGTTTCCTTGCCTGCCTGGTGCAGGCGGTAATGCCGCGTGATGGTGCCGTGCGCCGCCTCGGTCTGCACGGTGCGACCATCCGGCGTCATCAGGATCGAGGCCATGAGGCCCAGGGAGCCGAAGCCCTCGGCCACCATATCCGACTGGATATCGCCGTCGCGGTTGCGGCAGGCGTAGACGAAGCCGCCGGAGGACTTGATGGCGAAGGCGGCCAGTTCGTCGACCAGCCGGTGCTCGTAGAAGATGCCCTTGGCCTCGAAGCGGGCCTTGAATTCGGCCTCGTAGATGCGCTGGAAGATCTCCTTGAAGCGGTTGTCATAGACCTTGAGCGCGGTGTTCTTGGTGCCGAGATAGACCGGGTAGCCGACGTCGAGGCCATAGGTCATCGAGGCGCGCGCGAACCCTTCGATCGAGGAATCGAGGTTGTACATGCCCAGCGCGATGCCGGAGCTGGGAAACTCCAGCACCGTATGCTCAATGGTCTCGCCGCCGGCCGTGGGCTGGAATCGGATGGTCACGGTGCCGGGGCCGGGCACCAGGAAATCGGTCGCCGCGAATTCGTCGGCGAAGGCGTGGCGGGCGACGATAATCGGCTTCGTCCACCCGGAAACCCGGCGCGGCACATTCCTGCAAACTACCGGTTCGCGGAAGAGCGTGCCCCCGACGATGTTGCGTACGCCGGCATTGGGCGAGGGCCAGGCCTTCTTCAGGCCGTACTCCTCGACCCGCGCCCGATCGGGGTTGATGGCGGCGCACTTGACGCCGACGTGATGAATCTTGATGGCCTCCGAGGCCTCGGCAACCACCGCATTGTCGGTGGCGTCGCGATGCGGCAGGCCGAGGTCGTAGTAAAGCAGGTTCACGTCGAGATAGGGGAGAACCAGCGTCTCCCTGATCCAGCCCCAGACAACGCGCGCCATCTCGTCGCCGTCCAGTTCGACGATGGGATTGGCGACTTTCACCTTTTTCATGCGTAGTTCCTCCATATCCGGGAGCAGCGGTACTCACGGGCAATCTTCTCATTGAATTCAAGGTGTGGCGGACTGCTGTACCATTGCCAACGGACCAACAGTCCGCCGCCCTTTGCCCAAGCAGGTAACAATCCGCCAGCGGGGAAGTCACTGGCGGCCGCCGTCGCGGGTTTCCTAGCTCGGCAAATGCCCCCATAGGTCAAGGATCAGCTTCGCTCCCGGGACGAACATCGACTCGTTCACTTTCACCGCGGAATAGGGCAAAGCGTCGTTGCCAATGACTTGCCTCCAAGCATTGCAGGCTCCAGCGAAGTCGCCGAGATCCGCGTGGAAATGAATGGCCCGGGCGACGTTCGCAAGGTCCGTTCCCGCCGCAGCAAAAATCTTTTCGGCCTTCCGTAGGATGTCCGCCGTCTGAAGCTCAATTCCGCTCTTGTAGTATGGCGCCGTGGGCTCAGGACGCGCCTCCGGCACCAAACCGCCCTCGTCAACTGCCATCAGACCAGCCACGAACAGAAGGTCGTCCAGCCGCCTCGCCGGCAGCATCCGATTCGAGATCAGCGGGACGTCGCACTTCACATCCTGGACGCGGGCCTTCGCGCGTGTTGATGCCGCGATGACGTTGATCTCGATTGTTGCTTCCTTGGTCCCAAGGGCTGGATGGCGCACCGGGACGACCGTGGTCGGCGGGACGGCGCTCTCGAAGGCGTCGCACCACACCTGCATGAACATCGGGAAATCCTCGGGATGGCTGAGGTAGACCTGGGCCTTCAGAATCAGGTCGAGACTGCTTCCCGCCGCCTCCAATGCCGGCTTCAAGCGGTGCTCCACCATGTAGCGCGTCTCCAGTCTGATACGGGTGCCTCTCCAGAACTGGGTATCGGGAACCCGCGCCTGCGGAGCGATGTCCCCGGAATCGTCGCGAGCGAGTTGCCCCGCCACGAAGACGAGATCATCGACCAGCAGGCAAGGTGCATATCCAGATTCCGCCGGGCCGCCGACCTTCTTGGGCGCGAGGGGCTCGGCCTTGATGTTGCTTTCCTTTGTGAATGCCAGGGCCTGCACCTCAACCAGGGCGTCCTGATTCATCAAACCGTCGACGATGATTGACGTACTCGGTGCAACAACCTTGCCGAGGGCTTGGCGCCTCACCGAGTGATAGGGGTCGACGGTTCGCCAATCCGGGTAGTACTGGTCGACCCGAACCACATTGGCGAGCGAACTATTTGCCGCGGCGAACCCGTCACCCAGGATGTCGAAGATGAACCGGGCCTCCCGTTCCGCCCTTGGAGGCGCGTTGAGTGGGCGGTCCTCTCGGAGGACGGATGGGTGCACCACGCCGTGCTCGTCAAGCGCCCTGATCCCGTTGGCGAAAACCCACCGCCCTGCCTTGACAAACGACGCGTGGGGCTTGTGGCCTACCCCATAAGTGCGCAGGCCCATTTTCTCTATTGCCATTTCTCTTTCCTCTTAGTCAGACCGGGGGATTACGCTTGTGCCGCCGCGGCAGCCGTCGCCCGTCGTGCCCTGATTTCCCGATAGACGCCCAGGATGACGACGGCGATTGCCAGCACGATGAAGACCGCAGAGATCGGGCGGCTGAAGAAGATGGCCAACGTGTCTTCCGGAAGCATCAGGGCCGATCGCAGGCTTTTCTCGATGATGGGGCCTAGAACGATGGCCATGGCCATCGCCATGACGGGATAACCGCCCTTCTCCATCACGTAGCCGATGATGCCAAACGCAATGCTGATCCAGAAATAGTAGACATGCCCCGCGCTGATCGCCGGACCGGTGATGGCCAGGATCAGGATGACGGGGACAATGTAGCGCTGGTCGGCTTGCGTCACCTTGGCCACCAACGGGGCAAACCGCATACCGATGACCAGGAATATCAAGTTGGCCAGAACCATTGTCATGAAGATGACGTAGACAAGCGTCGACTCCTCGTGAAACAGGGCGGGACCCGGGATCAGGCCGTGAACCAGCATGGCCCCCAGAAGCATGAGCGTATTCACGTCTCCAGGAATGCCCAGCGTGAGCATCGGAATCAATGCCCCGCCAGTGACCGCGTTGTCGGCGCTCTGGGCCGCGGCGATGCCTTCGGGGCACCCTGTCCCGAATTCCTCGGGATTCTTGCTGCTTCGTTTTGCCTCCCCGTAAGAGATGAACGCCGCCATCATGGCGCCGGTGCCGGGCAAGATGCCGATGATCGTGCCGATGACACTGGAACGCAGGATCGTGCGCCATAGGCTCTTGATGATGGGAATGACGTCGCGGAAGCTGCTGCGCACGGCATGGGAGACGGCTTGACCCCTGGCCGGATCAAACAGCAGGCGGAATCCCTCGGCGACGCAGAAAAGACCAATGGTCGCCGGGACCTCCGGCACACCGATCATCAGGACGGGAACATCAAAGGTGAAGCGGGGGTAGGGCGCGATGGGATCGATGCCGATAGTCGCCACCAACAGGCCCGCTCCCGTGGCGATGATGGCCTTAAGGATCGACTTGCTGGACGCCGCAAATACCACCGCGATGGCGAAAAGGCAGAGAGCGAAATATTCCGGCCCCGCGAACGCTGTCGCCACCACCGACAGAGGCACCGAAAGGAAAATCAGGACGGAGGCGCTGAACAAGCCGCCCATCGCCGAGGAAACTACCGAAACGGTTAGCGCATATCCCGGCTTGCCCGCACGGGTCATCGGGTAGCCATCGAGTGCCGTCACTGCAGCGGCCGGCGTCCCCGGCAAATTCATCAGGATGGCCGGAATGGAGCCGCCGTACATGGAACCGCAGTAGATGCCGAGAAGGAGGGTGAACGCGGCATATTTTGAAAGCGCGAATGTAAATGGAATCAGCAGTCCAATCGCGATGGTCGACGTGAGTCCCGGAGCAGCTCCGACGAGAATGCCGGCAACGACGCCGCCGACCAGAGTGCCGAGGCCTTCCGGTGAAAGAACGATTAAGAGAGCTTGAAGGAATTGTTCCATCTCGGCACCTATTCGAACAGAAATCCCTTGGGGAGAACGGCACCGAGTACCCACGCGTATCCAGCGTAAACACCCGCGCTGCTCAAGACTGCGGTGATCATGGAGCGGACCAGATTGACCCCGGAGATCATCATGAGGATGATCACGAACAGGAAAGTGGCACCCGCGAAGCCCACGACATCAATGGCCGCTGGAAGCAAGATGACCAAGGCGAACGAGAAGATCTTGGTTTTGTCGGCGATAGCAGCTGACCACCAGTCTGCTGCCGTCCCGCGCCTCCCTTTGCTGGGTGACACGGGCTTGCGCGTTACAAGGTGTTGGACCCCGTACAATGCGCAGGCAAAACCTGTCACCACCGCCACGATGCGAGGATAAAGGGCCGGCCCACCCGGATCGGCCGCCAGATGCGGGAACTCGAACGTGATCCCGAAAAAGACGACGCTCATGGAGAATGCGACCAACGCGACGATAAGTGCCATCATTTTCTTATCCTTGGCGGGGGAAGGGATCGGCCCCACCCCCGCCGAAGAGGATCCTCTACTTGCCGCCTTGCAGGATTTTAGTGACCTCGACGATGCCGACCTGCATCTGTTGGAGTGACTCCTTCAGTTCCTGGCCGCTCTTGGCGTAGAGATCGAGGCCAAGGTTCCCGAGACCTTTGACGAATTCGGGATTGGCCCAGACCTTCTCCGCCGCTGCGGCGAGCGTTTTCTTGACGTCTTCCGGCACGCCTGCCGGGGCGCCGATCCCATAAGGCTGCTCCCAGACGACGTCATAGCCGGAGGCCTTGACGGTCGGGATGTCCGGGTAGTCGGCAGGCGGGTTGCTGCCGAAGTAGCCAAGGAAGCGGAGCTTCCCTTCCTTGACGTAAGGCACTGCCGGCCTGACGTAGCTACTGATCACGTCAACATGGCCGCCGAGAATGGCTGCGTTCATTTGCGGCGAGCCGTCGTGGGCGATGGCGCGCACGTCGATACCCGCCAGCTTCGCCCAAAGGATCACCGGCTGGTGGTGGACGCCGCCAATGTCGGAAACTCCGATGGTCCGCTTGCCGGGATTCTTTTTGGCGTCTTCGACAAAATCCTTCAGCGTCTTCCACGGGCTGTCGGCACGCACAATCAATATGGGCGACTGGACCGCGAAGCCTGCAATGAAGTCGAAGTCCTTGATGTCGATGGGAGCTAGCTTCGTCGGGGCAAACTTCGGCAGATCGCCCTGGGCCGTCAGTAAGGTGTAGCCATCGGGACGAGCCTGTTTGGCCGTCATGTAGCCGATGCTGGCGCCGCCGCCGACCACGTTATTGATGACGATGGTTCCGTCGATTTCCTTCTCGAGATACTTGGTGAACGTCCGGGTCGCCGTATCGGCGCCACCACCCGCCGGCCACGTCACGATCCAACTGACCGGCTTCGTTGGATAGTCCTTGGCCAGAGCAGCGCCCGAGACCGCCAGCACAGCTGCCGCTGCTGCGCCAACAAACAGGCTGCCTGTGCTACTCCTGAAGGTTTTGAGACCCTTTTTCATCGCACTCCTCCTGATCGAGAGGCACCGAGACTATCCTCGAGCCTCGCTGTTCTTGTCACTGCGTACGCGGGGACTGATGCGTCCACCGCACATTTCAAACTTTCTCCTCGACGATCGGGTTGCGCATGAGGCCGAGATCGCCGATCTCGGTCTCCATCACGTCCCCCGGCTCCATGAAGGTCGGCGGATTGCGGTCCTTGGCCAGCCCCCCGGGGGTTCCAGTCGCCACCACGTCGCCCGGCTCCAGCGTGAAAACCTGCGAGCAGAACGACAGCAGCTGCGGCACGTTGTGGACCAGCTCGCGGGTGTTCGAGCTTTGCAGTACCCGGCCGTTGACGCGAAGCTCGACCTTGAGGTCGTGCGGATCGGCCACCTCGTCGGCGGTGACCAGGCAGGGCCCCATCGGCGCGAAGGTGTCGAAGCCCTTGCCGCGGGTGTTCTGGACGTCGGACTTGGTGCAGTCGCTGGCGCTGATGTCATTGAACGTCATGTAGCCGGCGATGACATCGTAGGCCTTCTCCTCGGGCACATTCTTGCAGCGCTTGCCGATGACGAAGGCCAATTCCGCCTCGTAGCCCAGCTGCCGGCTCATCTTCGGACGGATGACGGGGTCATCCCACGCGCATACCGCGTTGGCGAACTTTGAGAAGATGCGCGGAATCGGGTGCGGCTTCATCCCCAGTTCCTTGAGGAAGTCATGGTAGTTGTGGGCCACGCAGATGATCTTCTCGGGCTTCATCACCGGCGCCAGCAGCTTGACGTCCTTCAGCGGCCGCACCACCGGCGCGTTCCTGACCTTTAGCGTGGCACTGCTCGGCACCGCAGCCCATTTCAGCGCGGTGCGCGCCGCCGTCAGCGAATCGTCGCCGCCCCGCAGGAAGGCGACGGTTTCGGAGGGCACCAAGGCCTCGGCCTTGGCGCGCGCCCGAAGATTGCCGTTGGCGGCCAACATTGCTTCGTAGGCCAGGTTGAGATCGACGACGGCCTCGCCCTGCACGGCGCCCAGCCGCGGATCGCCCTGGTTCAAATACATCGCAAGTCTCATTCGGATTTCCTCGCTCTTTCTGATCTGCGGGCGCCGTCAGGCAACCGGGTTTTCCAGGGCGCCCAGCCCGGTGATGGCGATGCGCACGACGTCGCCCTTCTTCAGGAACTTGGGCGGCGTGAAGCCGATGCCGACGCCGGCCGGCGTACCGGTGGCGATGACGTCACCGGGCTCCAGCGTCATGGTCCGGGAGATCGTCTCGATGATGGTCGGAATGTCGAAGATCAGGTCGGATACCTTCCCTTCCTGGCGGCGCTCGCCGTTCACCTCGGTGGTCAGCACCAGCTTGGTCACGTCTCCCACTTCGTCGGCGGTCACCAGGTAGGGGCCCATCGGGCAGAAGCCGTCGACGCTTTTGCCCAGGAACCACTGTTTGTGCTGGCTCTGCAGCTTGCGGGCGGTGACGTCGTTGAGGATCACGTAGCCGAAGACATGGCCATAGGCCGCCGCCTTGGCGATACCCCGCCCGCCGCGACCGATGACGACGCCAAGCTCGCCCTCGTAGTCGGTCGACTGCGTGGGATCGAGATGGGACGGAATCTCGGCGCCGGGGGGAGAGACGGAAGACGGCGCCTTGGTGAAGATCACCGGGGCGTCGGGGACGGCCTGGCCGCCCGATGTTGAATCGAAGCCGCTCTTCTCGAATTCCTTGGAATGCTCGAAGTAGTTTTTGCCGACGCACATGATGTTGCGTCGCGGCCTGGGAATCGGCGCGCCCAGGGTGGCCTCGGCCAGCGGCACCTTCAGCTTGGGCTGCTTGAGCGCCCGGCGGGCGATGGTCAGCCCGGCCTCGCCCTCGAGAATGAGGGCATTGAGGTCGGCAATCCCCTCCTTGCTTAGATCGACGATGGTCTGGCCGGTGGCGTCGACGACGCCCGGCCGGTTTTTTGCCCCCGCATGGGAGAAAGTCACGAAGCGCATGGCTCATCCTTAAGCTATAACCAACCAATACCACTTAGACCATTGTCTTAATGGTGTCAACTGGGCAGACAATACTGATGGGCTCCGCGCCTTACGGGGCAGCAGCGCGAGTCGGTCTGAACCCATTCGCTAAGCGCTACCATATTCGGAACCAATACCAGCTAACATACTGCATTAACGCAATTTTTATCGTTAATATTTTTTAATTAAATATTCTATTTTGTGTGTGCTAGCCTTATCGGTCGAACCTCATGGGATGCTTACGTTCCACGCTTCCATTCTGCCGTTAGCACTTAGGATACATGTACCAATAGTGATATTGGTTCTAATTGCGAACCAATGTAGGAAATGGTTGAGATGACCGGAACAATCAAAAAAGACCTGTTGAACCGCCTGAATGCGCTGCTCGACTCGGGACGTTTTCCGGCTCAATCGAGACTTCCACCAGAGCGTGAATTGGCAGCCGAACTGGACACCACCCGAACCACACTGCGGCAGGCACTTGCTGTCCTGGAAGCCGAAGGCAAGATCTGGCGTCACGTCGGCCAGGGGACCTTTGTCGGTCGCCGCGGCCCCAACCACTTCCAAGCCGTATCGCCATTGGTCCATTCGGCTGCCCCGGCGGACATCATGGAAACCCGTTTGATCATTGAACCGAAGGCAGCTGCGCTGGCAGCCTTGCGCGCTACCGCTGGCGATATTGGCCACCTGCGGCGGTGCCTGGACAAAGGCCGCGCTGCGTTGGACCTGAAGACCTATGAATTGTGGGACGGAATGCTGCACGAGGCCGTCGCCGAGGCTTCGCATAGCACAGTCCTCGCCGCGATGCTTAAAGCGTTGACGGCCCTGCGTGAGGAGAAGTTGTGGGGCCGCTTGAAGGAGGCGTCGCTGACCCGCGAACGCCAAGAGGTCTACAACGCACAACACATGCACTGCGTGGAGGCCATAGCCGGTCGGGATATGACGGGCGCCGAGGCAGCGATGCGCAACCACCTCAACACTGTGCAGGTCGATTTATTCGGCCGCCAAGCGGACGTGCGGACTTGATCTAGTTGCTCAGAGGTGAACGAGGTTGCCGAGATTATCGGGTGGCGCGTTGGAGATTCTAGGCTGTTCTTCAAGACGCCAAATCCGAGCCAACGACACGTCACACGCGAAACCGTCCAGATTCCGATTAGCAGTCGGCCGCTCGAGAATTCAAGGCCATAACCCTCCGCGCCCGCGCGAACTTGAGTGCGATGAGGACATCCCAACCCTGGGTCGCGCCGGCTCGAATAGACACGGACGCCGACCAAGTCCCTTATCGCCCTCCCGTCGACGGCAGGGTGAACCGACCCCGTTCCAGCCGCTTGGCGAACAGGCACATGCCCTGGCCGTCATGCCACAGGATCTTGACCAGATCCCCCCGTTTGCCCCGG is from Shumkonia mesophila and encodes:
- a CDS encoding tripartite tricarboxylate transporter TctB family protein: MMALIVALVAFSMSVVFFGITFEFPHLAADPGGPALYPRIVAVVTGFACALYGVQHLVTRKPVSPSKGRRGTAADWWSAAIADKTKIFSFALVILLPAAIDVVGFAGATFLFVIILMMISGVNLVRSMITAVLSSAGVYAGYAWVLGAVLPKGFLFE
- a CDS encoding IS3 family transposase, which encodes MLADANCCLLRYPASEKLEIIRLVEHSHLPIRRTLEKLGIPRMTFYRWYDRHRAFGLAGLEDRDSGPGRVWNRISDDVRREIVDLALEEPELSPRELAVKFIDTKGYFVSEASVYRLLKAHDLITSPAFVVIKAADAFKDKTTAPNQLWQTDFTYFKVIGWGWLYLSTILDDYSRYIIAWKLCTTMRAEDVTETLKLALDASGCDHADVMHRPRLLSDNGSSYISGDLAQWLEDQGMDHVRGAPNHPQTQGKIERWHQTPKNRILLENYYLPGDLEGQIDAFVRHYNDHRYHESLGNLTPADVYFGRDRDIIERRNAIKKLTIQNRRLSHRRNAA
- a CDS encoding fumarylacetoacetate hydrolase family protein, which produces MRLAMYLNQGDPRLGAVQGEAVVDLNLAYEAMLAANGNLRARAKAEALVPSETVAFLRGGDDSLTAARTALKWAAVPSSATLKVRNAPVVRPLKDVKLLAPVMKPEKIICVAHNYHDFLKELGMKPHPIPRIFSKFANAVCAWDDPVIRPKMSRQLGYEAELAFVIGKRCKNVPEEKAYDVIAGYMTFNDISASDCTKSDVQNTRGKGFDTFAPMGPCLVTADEVADPHDLKVELRVNGRVLQSSNTRELVHNVPQLLSFCSQVFTLEPGDVVATGTPGGLAKDRNPPTFMEPGDVMETEIGDLGLMRNPIVEEKV
- a CDS encoding fumarylacetoacetate hydrolase family protein, encoding MRFVTFSHAGAKNRPGVVDATGQTIVDLSKEGIADLNALILEGEAGLTIARRALKQPKLKVPLAEATLGAPIPRPRRNIMCVGKNYFEHSKEFEKSGFDSTSGGQAVPDAPVIFTKAPSSVSPPGAEIPSHLDPTQSTDYEGELGVVIGRGGRGIAKAAAYGHVFGYVILNDVTARKLQSQHKQWFLGKSVDGFCPMGPYLVTADEVGDVTKLVLTTEVNGERRQEGKVSDLIFDIPTIIETISRTMTLEPGDVIATGTPAGVGIGFTPPKFLKKGDVVRIAITGLGALENPVA
- a CDS encoding RidA family protein gives rise to the protein MAIEKMGLRTYGVGHKPHASFVKAGRWVFANGIRALDEHGVVHPSVLREDRPLNAPPRAEREARFIFDILGDGFAAANSSLANVVRVDQYYPDWRTVDPYHSVRRQALGKVVAPSTSIIVDGLMNQDALVEVQALAFTKESNIKAEPLAPKKVGGPAESGYAPCLLVDDLVFVAGQLARDDSGDIAPQARVPDTQFWRGTRIRLETRYMVEHRLKPALEAAGSSLDLILKAQVYLSHPEDFPMFMQVWCDAFESAVPPTTVVPVRHPALGTKEATIEINVIAASTRAKARVQDVKCDVPLISNRMLPARRLDDLLFVAGLMAVDEGGLVPEARPEPTAPYYKSGIELQTADILRKAEKIFAAAGTDLANVARAIHFHADLGDFAGACNAWRQVIGNDALPYSAVKVNESMFVPGAKLILDLWGHLPS
- a CDS encoding tripartite tricarboxylate transporter substrate binding protein produces the protein MKKGLKTFRSSTGSLFVGAAAAAVLAVSGAALAKDYPTKPVSWIVTWPAGGGADTATRTFTKYLEKEIDGTIVINNVVGGGASIGYMTAKQARPDGYTLLTAQGDLPKFAPTKLAPIDIKDFDFIAGFAVQSPILIVRADSPWKTLKDFVEDAKKNPGKRTIGVSDIGGVHHQPVILWAKLAGIDVRAIAHDGSPQMNAAILGGHVDVISSYVRPAVPYVKEGKLRFLGYFGSNPPADYPDIPTVKASGYDVVWEQPYGIGAPAGVPEDVKKTLAAAAEKVWANPEFVKGLGNLGLDLYAKSGQELKESLQQMQVGIVEVTKILQGGK
- the tnpB gene encoding IS66 family insertion sequence element accessory protein TnpB, whose translation is MFRGKRGDLVKILWHDGQGMCLFAKRLERGRFTLPSTGGR
- a CDS encoding tripartite tricarboxylate transporter permease, whose protein sequence is MEQFLQALLIVLSPEGLGTLVGGVVAGILVGAAPGLTSTIAIGLLIPFTFALSKYAAFTLLLGIYCGSMYGGSIPAILMNLPGTPAAAVTALDGYPMTRAGKPGYALTVSVVSSAMGGLFSASVLIFLSVPLSVVATAFAGPEYFALCLFAIAVVFAASSKSILKAIIATGAGLLVATIGIDPIAPYPRFTFDVPVLMIGVPEVPATIGLFCVAEGFRLLFDPARGQAVSHAVRSSFRDVIPIIKSLWRTILRSSVIGTIIGILPGTGAMMAAFISYGEAKRSSKNPEEFGTGCPEGIAAAQSADNAVTGGALIPMLTLGIPGDVNTLMLLGAMLVHGLIPGPALFHEESTLVYVIFMTMVLANLIFLVIGMRFAPLVAKVTQADQRYIVPVILILAITGPAISAGHVYYFWISIAFGIIGYVMEKGGYPVMAMAMAIVLGPIIEKSLRSALMLPEDTLAIFFSRPISAVFIVLAIAVVILGVYREIRARRATAAAAAQA
- a CDS encoding NADP-dependent isocitrate dehydrogenase; amino-acid sequence: MKKVKVANPIVELDGDEMARVVWGWIRETLVLPYLDVNLLYYDLGLPHRDATDNAVVAEASEAIKIHHVGVKCAAINPDRARVEEYGLKKAWPSPNAGVRNIVGGTLFREPVVCRNVPRRVSGWTKPIIVARHAFADEFAATDFLVPGPGTVTIRFQPTAGGETIEHTVLEFPSSGIALGMYNLDSSIEGFARASMTYGLDVGYPVYLGTKNTALKVYDNRFKEIFQRIYEAEFKARFEAKGIFYEHRLVDELAAFAIKSSGGFVYACRNRDGDIQSDMVAEGFGSLGLMASILMTPDGRTVQTEAAHGTITRHYRLHQAGKETSTNPVASIIAWARALDFRGRFDGTPEVRQFAQALESACVQTIESGVMTKDLAMLVGPGQPWMTTRQFLSAVDQTLREKWLAV
- a CDS encoding FadR/GntR family transcriptional regulator; the encoded protein is MTGTIKKDLLNRLNALLDSGRFPAQSRLPPERELAAELDTTRTTLRQALAVLEAEGKIWRHVGQGTFVGRRGPNHFQAVSPLVHSAAPADIMETRLIIEPKAAALAALRATAGDIGHLRRCLDKGRAALDLKTYELWDGMLHEAVAEASHSTVLAAMLKALTALREEKLWGRLKEASLTRERQEVYNAQHMHCVEAIAGRDMTGAEAAMRNHLNTVQVDLFGRQADVRT